In one Culex quinquefasciatus strain JHB chromosome 2, VPISU_Cqui_1.0_pri_paternal, whole genome shotgun sequence genomic region, the following are encoded:
- the LOC6036732 gene encoding G2/mitotic-specific cyclin-B3, producing the protein MSNMSGWNTTLEFCSGYKIEDFAAFAVLKSPKKSLNTVHQEYSHELFSESAKALHHRSAGAV; encoded by the exons ATGAGCAACATGTCCGGCTGGAACACGACGTTGGAGTTTTGTTCAG GCTACAAAATTGAAGACTTTGCCGCGTTCGCCGTGCTGAAATCGCCGAAGAAATCGCTCAACACCGTCCACCAAGAATACTCGCACGAGCTGTTTTCGGAGTCGGCCAAAGCGCTTCATCACCGATCCGCGGGTGCTGTTTGA